A region of Halosolutus amylolyticus DNA encodes the following proteins:
- a CDS encoding Gfo/Idh/MocA family protein translates to MTADLPAVRTGIVGLGNIGHHHADRLADLGVPLVGGMDVSAEARDRFADRYGVETYADHAALFDDVDAVVVTTPNKFHEEYALAAFDRDLHVLLEKPLAHSIGSAERIADAAREADGTCMVGFNNRFRNAVQLLRERIERGDLGEVTHVEANYVRRRGVPGRGSWFTRREISGGGALIDLGVHAIDLALYLLGGPDVEEVSGVTRSEFGSREDYAYLEMWGDDEGPGAFDVDDSASAFVRCADDRTVSLEVAWATNRPPTHEFVVRGTEAAARFDLMESDLTIHSASSDGADHFVDATIEPRENDPHAAEQRAFFEAIDAGREEGSGVEEALTVQRVVDAIYRSSDEGQTISLAKRLQEV, encoded by the coding sequence ATGACGGCGGACCTCCCGGCCGTCCGGACCGGCATCGTCGGTCTCGGAAACATCGGCCACCACCACGCCGATCGGCTCGCGGACCTCGGCGTCCCCCTCGTTGGCGGGATGGACGTCTCGGCAGAGGCGCGCGACCGGTTCGCCGATCGCTACGGTGTCGAGACCTACGCGGATCACGCGGCCCTCTTCGACGACGTCGACGCCGTCGTCGTCACGACCCCGAACAAGTTCCACGAGGAGTACGCCCTGGCGGCGTTCGATCGCGACCTGCACGTCCTCCTCGAGAAGCCGCTGGCCCACTCGATCGGGAGCGCCGAGCGGATCGCCGACGCGGCGCGGGAGGCCGACGGCACGTGCATGGTCGGGTTCAACAACCGCTTCCGGAACGCGGTCCAGTTGCTCCGGGAGCGGATCGAGCGCGGCGATCTCGGGGAAGTGACCCACGTCGAGGCGAACTACGTCCGCCGGCGCGGCGTCCCCGGTCGGGGCTCGTGGTTCACCCGGCGCGAGATCTCCGGCGGCGGCGCGCTCATCGACCTCGGCGTCCACGCGATCGACCTCGCGCTGTACCTGCTCGGCGGTCCGGACGTCGAAGAGGTCTCCGGCGTCACCCGATCGGAGTTCGGCTCCCGCGAGGACTACGCCTACCTCGAGATGTGGGGCGACGACGAGGGCCCCGGCGCGTTCGACGTCGACGATTCGGCGAGCGCGTTCGTTCGCTGTGCGGACGACCGGACGGTCTCGCTCGAGGTCGCGTGGGCGACCAACCGGCCGCCGACCCACGAGTTCGTCGTTCGCGGTACGGAGGCCGCCGCGCGGTTCGACCTCATGGAGTCCGACCTCACGATCCACTCGGCGAGTTCCGACGGGGCCGACCACTTCGTGGACGCGACGATCGAACCTCGCGAGAACGACCCGCACGCGGCCGAACAGCGGGCGTTCTTCGAGGCGATCGACGCCGGCCGCGAGGAGGGAAGCGGCGTCGAGGAGGCGCTGACCGTCCAGCGGGTCGTCGACGCCATCTACCGATCGAGCGACGAGGGGCAGACGATCTCGTTGGCGAAGCGACTCCAGGAGGTCTGA
- a CDS encoding ABC transporter ATP-binding protein, whose protein sequence is MARVTLDNVTKRYEDVVAVDEMNLDIEDGEFVCLVGPSGCGKSTTMETIAGLTKPTEGTVHIGDRDVTTLPPKDRGVSMVFQNIALFPHMDVYENISFGLRLRKYDKDEIDRRVEQASDVVQLEGMLDREPNELSGGQQQRVAIARAIVREPDVFLMDEPLANLDAKLRVHMRTELQRLHKQLDTTIIYVTHDQAEAMTMSDRIAVINAGELQQIDPPLTCYNEPANLFVAGFIGSPSMNFVEGDLTASGLETEHFDLAFDPGDIEPVDDGVTMGVRPEDIYLERNAGSVESGSELIEARTDVLEPMGDEIFVYLTLDGASSEMMTSDEASAASNQLLMSVDPDTDIAEDESVSVVLDRSKIHLFEAASGEAITHGIADLSARHLAGGDAGAAAEAESGGQHE, encoded by the coding sequence ATGGCACGCGTAACACTCGATAACGTCACGAAACGCTACGAAGACGTCGTCGCGGTCGACGAGATGAATCTCGACATCGAGGACGGCGAGTTCGTCTGTCTCGTCGGCCCGTCGGGCTGTGGCAAGTCGACGACGATGGAGACCATCGCCGGTCTCACGAAACCGACGGAGGGAACGGTCCACATCGGGGACAGGGACGTCACGACCCTCCCGCCGAAGGACCGCGGGGTCTCGATGGTCTTCCAGAACATCGCGCTGTTCCCGCACATGGACGTCTACGAGAACATCTCGTTCGGCCTCCGGCTGCGCAAGTACGACAAGGACGAGATCGATCGTCGGGTCGAACAGGCCTCGGACGTCGTCCAGCTCGAGGGGATGCTCGATCGGGAGCCGAACGAACTCTCGGGCGGCCAGCAACAGCGGGTCGCGATCGCCCGCGCGATCGTCCGCGAACCCGACGTCTTCCTGATGGACGAGCCGCTGGCGAACCTCGACGCGAAACTACGCGTCCACATGCGAACCGAACTCCAGCGGCTCCACAAGCAACTGGACACGACGATCATCTACGTCACGCACGACCAGGCCGAGGCGATGACCATGTCCGATCGGATCGCGGTCATCAACGCCGGCGAACTCCAGCAGATCGACCCGCCGCTGACCTGCTACAACGAGCCGGCGAACCTGTTCGTCGCCGGCTTCATCGGCTCGCCGTCGATGAACTTCGTCGAGGGCGACCTGACCGCCAGCGGACTCGAGACCGAGCACTTCGACCTCGCGTTCGATCCCGGCGATATAGAGCCCGTCGACGACGGAGTCACGATGGGCGTCCGCCCCGAGGACATCTACCTCGAGCGCAACGCCGGCTCCGTCGAGAGCGGTTCGGAGCTGATCGAAGCCCGAACCGACGTCCTCGAGCCGATGGGGGACGAGATCTTCGTCTACCTCACGCTCGACGGCGCGAGCAGCGAGATGATGACCAGCGACGAGGCCTCGGCCGCGTCGAACCAGCTCCTGATGAGCGTCGACCCGGACACCGACATCGCCGAAGACGAATCCGTGTCGGTCGTCCTCGATCGATCGAAGATTCACCTGTTCGAGGCGGCCTCCGGCGAGGCCATCACCCACGGCATCGCGGACCTGTCGGCCCGGCACCTTGCCGGCGGCGACGCGGGAGCCGCGGCGGAAGCCGAATCCGGTGGCCAGCATGAGTAG
- a CDS encoding carbohydrate ABC transporter permease translates to MSTERQTVDSGRESRQSGPLVALTRWLENLGETAFAYLLLTPVFVLLTTIALYPLLRTFELSMYTGILGNTDPEFVGVQHYADLFTGNANSSLPGSVTFLPDVSTSGSFPFVHVEGWARSTLVVTILFAVVSVFFETLIGFGQALVLDKEFRGRRWVRAAIIIPWAIPLVIQGMIFYLMFHPSTGFLTQYLSSFGLVAPTNTLNDPTSAFLIVTVADIWKTTAFMALLILAGLQSIDRSLYDVAKVAGASKWQQFKLITFPLVLPSLGIAVLFRTIDAMRIYGLIDSVSSCTTVPSLSCMVVETFYSSRGLASAVAFVTAGIIGVIVTIVIYQQYKEGV, encoded by the coding sequence ATGAGTACAGAACGACAGACGGTCGACAGCGGTCGGGAATCCCGCCAGTCGGGGCCGCTCGTCGCGCTCACGCGGTGGCTGGAGAACCTGGGCGAGACGGCCTTCGCCTACCTGCTGTTGACGCCCGTGTTCGTCCTGTTGACCACGATCGCGCTCTACCCGCTGTTGCGGACGTTCGAGCTGTCGATGTACACGGGCATCCTGGGGAACACCGATCCGGAGTTCGTCGGCGTCCAGCACTACGCCGACCTGTTCACCGGCAACGCGAACTCGAGCTTGCCCGGGTCGGTCACGTTCCTCCCCGACGTTTCGACGAGCGGGAGCTTTCCGTTCGTTCACGTCGAGGGCTGGGCCCGCAGTACGCTCGTCGTGACGATCCTCTTTGCCGTCGTGAGCGTCTTCTTCGAGACCCTGATCGGGTTCGGACAGGCGCTCGTGCTCGACAAGGAGTTCCGCGGTCGGCGCTGGGTTCGTGCGGCGATCATCATCCCGTGGGCGATTCCGCTCGTCATCCAGGGGATGATCTTCTACCTGATGTTCCACCCGAGCACCGGGTTCCTGACCCAGTACCTCTCGTCGTTCGGCCTCGTCGCCCCGACGAACACGCTCAACGATCCGACGAGCGCGTTCCTGATCGTGACCGTCGCCGACATCTGGAAGACGACGGCGTTCATGGCCCTGCTCATCCTCGCGGGGCTCCAGAGCATCGATCGGAGCCTCTACGACGTCGCGAAGGTCGCCGGGGCCTCGAAGTGGCAGCAGTTCAAGCTGATCACGTTCCCGCTGGTCCTGCCGTCGCTCGGCATCGCCGTCCTCTTCCGGACGATCGACGCGATGCGGATCTACGGGCTGATCGACTCCGTCTCGAGCTGTACGACCGTGCCGTCGCTGTCGTGTATGGTCGTCGAGACGTTCTACTCGAGTCGCGGACTGGCCTCCGCGGTCGCGTTCGTGACGGCCGGCATCATCGGCGTGATCGTGACGATCGTCATCTACCAGCAGTACAAGGAGGGGGTCTGA
- a CDS encoding Gfo/Idh/MocA family protein has translation MTIEVGVLGYRFMGKAHANALSRLPMFFPDAPDVERSVLVGRDEEALREAADRLGFDSIATDWTDVVDEVDVFYNLGPNHVHAEPSVAALSAGTPVFCEKPLAPTLEDAERMADAALDAGVTNGTAFNYRFVPAIRYAKRLLDDGELGEIHHVRGRYLQDWLVDPDAPWSWRNDEEMAGSGALGDLGAHTVDLLRYLVGDDDLAGGMERVSGHLQTFVEERPVEGSDETRPVTVDDAYSAQVEFENGAMGTLEASRFANGHKNDHTIEIHGSKGSLRFSLERLNELELLREGDRGYETILVTDEDDPYVDHWWPPGHVIGWEHTFVHENYEFLRAVAEGDEFVPGFEEGLAAQRVLASIEESDERGEWVAIE, from the coding sequence ATGACGATCGAAGTCGGCGTACTCGGCTATCGGTTCATGGGAAAAGCCCACGCGAACGCCCTCTCTCGGCTCCCGATGTTCTTCCCGGACGCCCCGGACGTCGAGCGGAGCGTGCTCGTCGGCCGCGACGAGGAGGCACTGCGCGAGGCGGCGGATCGACTCGGGTTCGACTCGATCGCGACCGACTGGACGGACGTCGTCGACGAGGTCGACGTCTTCTACAACCTCGGGCCGAACCACGTCCACGCCGAGCCCTCGGTCGCGGCGCTTTCGGCCGGCACCCCGGTCTTCTGCGAGAAGCCGCTCGCGCCGACGCTCGAGGACGCAGAACGGATGGCCGACGCCGCTCTCGACGCCGGCGTCACGAACGGGACGGCGTTCAACTACCGGTTCGTCCCCGCGATCCGGTACGCGAAGCGGCTGCTCGACGACGGCGAACTCGGCGAGATTCACCACGTTCGCGGGCGGTACCTCCAGGACTGGCTGGTCGACCCCGACGCACCGTGGTCGTGGCGCAACGACGAGGAGATGGCCGGTTCCGGCGCGCTGGGCGACCTCGGCGCGCACACGGTGGACCTGCTCCGATACCTGGTCGGCGACGACGACCTCGCGGGCGGGATGGAGCGCGTGAGCGGGCACCTGCAAACGTTCGTGGAGGAGCGGCCCGTAGAGGGCAGCGACGAGACGCGCCCCGTCACCGTCGACGACGCCTACTCGGCCCAGGTCGAGTTCGAAAACGGCGCGATGGGAACGCTCGAGGCCTCCCGCTTTGCGAACGGCCACAAAAACGACCACACGATCGAGATCCACGGCTCGAAGGGAAGCCTGCGCTTCTCGCTCGAACGACTGAACGAACTCGAACTGCTCCGGGAGGGCGATCGGGGCTACGAGACGATCCTCGTCACCGACGAGGACGACCCCTACGTCGACCACTGGTGGCCGCCGGGCCACGTCATCGGCTGGGAGCACACCTTCGTCCACGAGAACTACGAGTTCCTGCGCGCGGTCGCCGAAGGGGACGAGTTCGTGCCGGGATTCGAAGAGGGCCTCGCCGCCCAGCGCGTCCTCGCATCGATCGAGGAGAGCGACGAGCGCGGCGAGTGGGTCGCGATCGAGTGA
- a CDS encoding sugar phosphate isomerase/epimerase family protein encodes MNIGVHTPPLADESLEGALEYLSDIGVDAIEPGVGGYPGDDHLVRDEYLDDEDAQSDLHDLLEEYGMGISALATHNNPLHPDDERADEADTELREAIELAAQLDVNTVTCFSGLPAGGPDDEVPNWITAPWPPEHADAHEYQWEVAVDYWADLAAFADDHGVDLAIEMHPNMLVYEPHGMARLREATNERVGANFDPSHLYWQGISITDAIRFLGERDAIHHFHAKDTRIYEEQAREKGVLDTTAYDDEPNRSWLFRSVGYGHDESHWKDLVSTLRMVGYDGTLSIEHEDSLTSSREGLEKAVELLDRAVFRETPGEAYWAE; translated from the coding sequence ATGAATATCGGCGTTCACACCCCGCCGCTGGCGGACGAATCGCTCGAAGGCGCACTGGAGTACCTCTCGGATATCGGCGTCGACGCGATCGAACCCGGCGTCGGCGGCTACCCGGGCGACGACCACCTCGTACGCGACGAGTATCTCGACGACGAGGACGCCCAGAGCGACCTCCACGACCTGCTCGAGGAGTACGGGATGGGGATCAGCGCGCTCGCGACGCACAACAACCCGCTCCACCCGGACGACGAACGGGCCGACGAGGCCGATACCGAACTTCGGGAGGCGATCGAACTCGCCGCGCAACTCGACGTGAACACGGTCACCTGCTTCTCGGGGCTGCCCGCCGGCGGCCCGGACGACGAGGTTCCGAACTGGATCACGGCCCCGTGGCCGCCCGAGCACGCCGACGCCCACGAGTACCAGTGGGAGGTCGCCGTCGACTACTGGGCCGATCTCGCGGCGTTCGCCGACGATCACGGCGTCGACCTGGCGATCGAGATGCACCCGAACATGCTGGTCTACGAACCCCACGGGATGGCCCGTCTGCGCGAGGCGACCAACGAGCGCGTCGGCGCGAACTTCGACCCCTCGCACCTCTACTGGCAGGGGATCTCGATCACCGACGCGATCCGGTTCCTCGGCGAGCGCGACGCCATCCACCACTTCCACGCCAAGGACACCCGGATCTACGAGGAACAGGCCCGCGAGAAGGGCGTCCTCGACACGACCGCCTACGACGACGAACCGAATCGCTCGTGGCTGTTCCGATCGGTCGGCTACGGCCACGACGAGTCCCACTGGAAGGACCTCGTCTCGACCCTGCGGATGGTCGGCTACGACGGCACCCTGAGCATCGAACACGAGGACTCGCTGACCAGTTCCCGCGAGGGCCTCGAGAAAGCCGTCGAACTGCTCGATCGGGCTGTCTTCCGCGAGACGCCCGGCGAGGCCTACTGGGCGGAGTAG
- a CDS encoding HD domain-containing protein, giving the protein MKTIKDSVHDHIRIDGVARDLLDTPAVQRLRRIAQLGTVSLVYPSANHTRFEHSLGVYHLACAALEELGIEGKRADRVHAAALLHDVGHGPFSHNLESLTYRRTGRYHDDVHDLLNEGQVGTVLRDHDLDPDAVADLVAGNGRFGQLVSGELDVDRMDYLVRDAHHTGVPYGTIDTGRLVRELTFADGELVLDEGNVQTAESLLVARALMNPTVYSHSVARISKAMLRRAAERLLESPDADVDAATLQRMDDHELIVALRSCADTGEFSRRLDQRDLFKRAVWAEMDDVPGGVIEAEHESIRAFERDIASEAGVDPERVILDVPSRPSMTESTSRVMVNGEIRPLEHQSPLVGALRAAQYSQWRLGVYSPAEVRDRVGRAAVSVLGLDIEGALVSEVRNGLDATLDQFAE; this is encoded by the coding sequence ATGAAAACCATCAAGGATAGCGTCCACGACCACATCCGGATCGACGGCGTGGCACGGGACCTCCTCGATACGCCGGCCGTCCAGCGACTCCGGCGAATCGCCCAGCTGGGGACCGTCTCGCTCGTCTATCCGTCGGCTAACCACACCCGCTTCGAGCACAGTCTCGGCGTCTACCATCTCGCGTGTGCGGCCCTCGAAGAACTCGGCATCGAGGGGAAACGGGCCGATCGCGTCCACGCGGCCGCGCTCCTCCACGACGTGGGCCACGGGCCGTTCAGTCACAACCTCGAGTCGCTGACCTACCGCCGAACGGGCCGGTACCACGACGACGTTCACGACCTCCTGAACGAGGGGCAGGTCGGGACGGTCCTGCGAGATCACGACCTCGACCCCGACGCAGTCGCGGATCTCGTCGCGGGCAACGGCCGCTTCGGGCAGCTCGTCTCGGGCGAACTCGACGTCGATCGGATGGACTATCTCGTCCGGGACGCCCACCACACGGGCGTCCCCTACGGGACGATCGACACCGGCCGGCTGGTCCGGGAGCTGACGTTCGCCGACGGCGAACTCGTCCTCGACGAGGGGAACGTCCAGACGGCCGAGAGCCTGCTGGTCGCCCGGGCGCTGATGAACCCGACCGTCTACAGCCACAGCGTCGCCCGGATCAGCAAGGCGATGCTCCGTCGCGCGGCGGAACGACTGCTCGAGTCGCCCGACGCCGACGTCGACGCCGCCACCCTCCAGCGAATGGACGATCACGAACTGATCGTCGCGCTCCGATCGTGTGCGGACACCGGCGAGTTCTCCCGGCGACTCGACCAGCGGGACCTGTTCAAGCGAGCGGTGTGGGCCGAGATGGACGATGTGCCGGGCGGGGTCATCGAGGCCGAGCACGAGTCGATCCGGGCGTTCGAGCGCGACATCGCGTCCGAGGCCGGCGTCGACCCCGAACGGGTGATCCTCGACGTTCCGAGTCGGCCGTCGATGACCGAGTCGACGTCACGCGTGATGGTCAACGGCGAGATCCGGCCCCTCGAACACCAGTCGCCGCTGGTCGGGGCGCTCCGGGCCGCCCAGTACTCGCAGTGGCGGCTGGGCGTCTACTCGCCGGCCGAGGTGCGCGATCGGGTCGGCCGGGCCGCCGTCTCCGTGCTCGGACTCGACATCGAGGGGGCGCTGGTGAGCGAGGTCAGGAACGGCCTGGACGCGACGCTGGACCAGTTCGCCGAGTGA
- a CDS encoding carbohydrate ABC transporter permease, with translation MATATDTRSDEADADEGPLNRWARSVLEDEAKRQRLYRALFWVACSFFLVTTLFPFYWLLVLALTPNSQILTGDWSLPVIGIEFPHPQGFNVYAFVEVFQQVPFHLFVFNSFVLATTTTIIVLAVATLAGYVFGRLEFPGRGALMLAVLVISYFPPAAFLIPLFDAFLGNAVVVPFLGIELFEAPRLVNTPGSMIMPFSALFLPLAIFILTTFYAQIPDGLEDAARVEGTTRLGALFRVIMPLSAPGVATAAVLTFIAVYNEYFFSSIMALENRPENWSPLVGGILSYQTQYTTDFNLMAAASIVGVLPVVILVIVAQERIVSGLTAGALKE, from the coding sequence GTGGCGACCGCAACCGACACCCGGAGCGACGAGGCGGACGCCGACGAGGGACCGCTGAACAGGTGGGCCCGGAGCGTCCTCGAGGACGAAGCGAAGCGCCAGCGCCTCTACAGGGCGCTGTTCTGGGTCGCGTGTTCGTTCTTCCTCGTGACGACGCTGTTCCCGTTCTACTGGCTGCTCGTCCTCGCGCTGACGCCGAACAGCCAGATCCTGACGGGCGACTGGTCCCTGCCGGTGATCGGGATCGAGTTCCCGCATCCACAGGGGTTCAACGTCTACGCGTTCGTGGAAGTGTTCCAACAGGTGCCGTTCCACCTCTTCGTCTTCAACAGCTTCGTGCTCGCGACGACGACGACGATCATCGTCCTCGCCGTGGCGACTCTCGCAGGGTACGTGTTCGGGCGCCTCGAGTTCCCCGGCCGCGGCGCGCTGATGCTCGCGGTGCTGGTGATCTCGTACTTCCCGCCGGCGGCGTTTCTCATCCCGCTGTTCGACGCGTTCCTCGGGAACGCGGTCGTCGTCCCGTTCCTCGGCATCGAACTGTTCGAGGCACCGCGGCTGGTGAACACGCCGGGCTCGATGATCATGCCCTTCAGCGCGCTGTTCCTGCCGCTCGCGATCTTCATCCTCACCACGTTCTACGCCCAGATCCCGGACGGACTGGAGGACGCGGCACGGGTGGAGGGGACCACGCGGCTGGGCGCGCTGTTCCGCGTGATCATGCCGCTTTCGGCGCCCGGCGTCGCGACCGCCGCCGTGCTGACGTTCATCGCGGTCTACAACGAGTACTTCTTCAGTTCGATCATGGCGCTGGAGAATCGGCCCGAGAACTGGTCGCCGCTCGTCGGTGGCATCCTGAGCTACCAGACCCAGTACACGACCGACTTCAACCTGATGGCGGCCGCGAGCATCGTCGGGGTCCTCCCCGTGGTGATCCTCGTCATCGTCGCGCAGGAACGAATCGTGAGCGGACTGACCGCAGGCGCACTCAAAGAATGA